A stretch of DNA from Methylobacterium sp. CB376:
CCGGGCGCCTCGACGAGCGCACCGTCTCCAGCCTCGCGGCCCCGCGCCGGGCCGCCTGACGCCGCCCGCCAAGCCCCCGGGCGACGAAGGGTCAGGACCGACGAGGGCGCGGCGCCACCCGAATATCGGCCGCTCGCCGCAGGAGTTCCGACGTGTTCGGGCCCGCCGCGCAAGACGTTCCGGCCCTCCGGCGCCATGTTCGGCAGACCTGCGCGGCCGCTTCCCTCATAAGAATATCATAAACACGGCGCGGATCGGCGGGCGATTGCGGAACCATGGCGCGGGTCTCGCCTTGTTGCAGGCACGGGCTCCGCGCGGGCCTCTCGCCCGACAGGATGCCATGCCACGCACCGTGACGTGCCAGATCGTGGAAAAGGCGGCGGACGGCTTCGCCGTGGTCGGGGTCATGGCGCCGGACAAGCCGTTCCTGCGCGACGGCTTCGCCACGCGCGCGGAGGCCGCGGCGTGGATCGACGGCCTGCGGGAGATCATGGCGGCCTGCGGCGCCCCCGTGCGCCACCTCGACGACGGCGATCCCGACGGCCTCGCGCGGCGGCAGGAGGCGGCGCCCGCGCGCCGCTCAGGGACGCGCCGCGCGGCCTGCGCGCCGGCCCCCCCCTGCGCGAGGCTGCCTCATCCGACATCCGGTTGATGGCTTCGCCATCTCTCATCTCGGCCATGCGGATGTCGGCTTCGCTCAGGCGCCGCGCGGGCTGGTGATCCGGGACCTGCTTCGATCAAGCGGATCCCGGATCAGAGCGCGGCCGAGCGGCCCGACCGGCCGCCCTCGTAGCCGAGGGCCTGCGCCAGCGCCGCCCGCGCGCGGTTGACGCGGCTCTTCACGGTGCCGACCTGGCAGCCCATCAGCGCCGCCGCGGCCTCGTAGGTCAGGCCCTGCGCCCCCACGAGCAGCAGGGCCTCGCGCTGCGGGGTCGGCAGCTGGCTCAGCCGCATCCAGACGTCCCGCAGCTCGATGCCGTCCTCCTGGTCGGGCAGCGCGACCATGCGGGCGGCCTGCTCGCCGTCCGCGTCCTCCACCTCGCGCCGGCGCTTGCGCGCCACAGTGTAGAACTGGTTGCGCAGGATCGTGAACAGCCAGGCCTTCAGGTTGGTGCCGGGCGCGAAGCGGTCCTGGTTCTGCCAGGCCCGCAGCAGCGTCTCCTGCACGAGGTCGTCCGCCTGGACCACGTTCGCCGTCAGCGACACGGCGAAGGCGCGCAGGGCCGGGAGGGCCTCGAGCAGATCCTCGCGGAAGCGCGACGCCGGCTGCCCGTCCAGCGCCACCTCGAGCCGCGCGACCAGGTCGAGCAGCAGCTGGGGCTGGCGCTCGGCCAGGAGGGCGCCGTAGACGGCCTGCAGCTGCCGGCCGAGATGGGCGTGAACGGAGCGGGGCAGGAGCGGGCGCCCCTCGCCCGGGACCGCCGCTGCCCGGTCCCGCCCTGTCGGAGTGTCGTGGTCGAATGCCATGGTGCCTCTTACGCCCGCGTCGCGAGCAGATGCAGATCTCCGGGCTACGATGGCCCGGCTCTTGCCAAAGAGACCCTGAACGCTTCCTGTATAACAAGGCTAGGCAACGATAGGATTTTGGTTTCTGCAGTGTGATAGCTTCGCCTTGACAGCGAGGACCGGCTGATTTTCGCGCCCGCCCGGGCAGGTCGTTCGAGACTCTGCTTCAGGTCATCATCCGTCCCGGCTGGACCTGGCGGGCCCCCCGCATACTAACGTACAGTATTATGCGGCCGGGAACGCGACGCGGACGGGTTTCGCCGCGCACCTCGGACCCTATCCGGGTCGACGGCGCGCGCGAGGCGGCACGCGCGCGCGATCCGGACCGATGAGGCGCGACGCCGCGCCGCTCCGGCGGGTCCCCGCGCGCCGCGCCGGCCCCTCGCCCCGGCGTCGCTCCTGCGGCAATCTCGGATCCGTAGCTGTTACGGGAGTCTGCCGAGGATGCGAGATCGGGCGACGGAGGGGCTCACCATTGGGGCGCTGGCGACGCGCACGGGCGTTCATCTCGAAACGATCCGCTACTACGAGCGGATCGGCCTGGTGCCGCCGCCCGCCCGGTCGGCGGCGGGCCACCGGCGCTACGGCGGCGAGGCGGTGCGGCGCCTGATCTTCGTGCGCCGCTGCCGCGACCTCGGCTTCCGGCTGGAGAGCATCGGCGCGATGCTCGGCCTGGTGGACCGTCAGGCGGTGACCTGCGGCGAGGTCCAGGAGATCGTCCGCCACCACCTCGTGGAAATCCAGGCGAAGCGCGCCGACCTCGCGCGCCTGGAGCAGGCGCTGAGCGGCATGCTCGGGACCTGCCCGGGCGGCGACAGCGCCGAGTGCCCGATCCTGGACGCGCTGATGCGGGAGCCGGGGGCCGGCTGATCCGGGATGCGGTTGATCACTGCGGCTCCCGGATCACGCGCCCGCGCGGCGCGTGAGCGACGCCTCAATCCGCCAACCCGAAGGGATCAGGCGGATGGGGGATGAGGCGCCGCCCGGCGCCGTCGGCCTCACGCCGCCCCGGGCCCCTTCGCGGCGCCGCGCCGGATCGGGCCGGACCCGCGCGGGCGCGCGGGGGCCGCGCTGCCGGGCGGGTCGTCGCCGCCGACGCGGGTGCGCGCGCCGCGGGGGCGGTGTTCGGGCGACGGGACCTGCGCGACCAGCCCCTCGCGCCGCGGCGCGGCGCGCGGGGAGGCGGGACCGCCCTCGCCG
This window harbors:
- a CDS encoding sigma-70 family RNA polymerase sigma factor, encoding MAFDHDTPTGRDRAAAVPGEGRPLLPRSVHAHLGRQLQAVYGALLAERQPQLLLDLVARLEVALDGQPASRFREDLLEALPALRAFAVSLTANVVQADDLVQETLLRAWQNQDRFAPGTNLKAWLFTILRNQFYTVARKRRREVEDADGEQAARMVALPDQEDGIELRDVWMRLSQLPTPQREALLLVGAQGLTYEAAAALMGCQVGTVKSRVNRARAALAQALGYEGGRSGRSAAL
- a CDS encoding MerR family transcriptional regulator, producing MRDRATEGLTIGALATRTGVHLETIRYYERIGLVPPPARSAAGHRRYGGEAVRRLIFVRRCRDLGFRLESIGAMLGLVDRQAVTCGEVQEIVRHHLVEIQAKRADLARLEQALSGMLGTCPGGDSAECPILDALMREPGAG